In Archangium violaceum, the following are encoded in one genomic region:
- a CDS encoding metal-dependent hydrolase codes for MMMTGAPRRETPEVRDFRFDLTDVPKYWHGGRRSVTLFFDNLSVFFPAGERFFLASVKAFRNQVPDEPLKREVDAFCAQEGHHSREHVRYNQMLVRNGYPVVAMEQRVERILRRVTKHAPRRRQLAVTCALEHFTALLATLVLRGPRMLENADSRMAELWRWHAAEENEHKAVAFDVYRAIGSPWLERCLIMLLTTVIFSAKILEHQVRLMHSEKILFSVREWFGLVRFLFIQPGGMLGLIGPYLSYYRPGFHPWEHDTSELLQRWKAGLTALPARSK; via the coding sequence ATGATGATGACCGGGGCTCCCAGGAGAGAAACGCCGGAAGTACGCGACTTCCGTTTCGACCTCACGGACGTGCCGAAGTACTGGCACGGCGGCAGGCGGTCGGTGACGCTCTTCTTCGACAACCTGTCGGTGTTCTTCCCAGCGGGCGAGCGCTTCTTCCTGGCCAGTGTGAAGGCGTTCCGGAACCAGGTACCGGACGAGCCGCTGAAGCGTGAGGTGGACGCCTTCTGCGCCCAGGAGGGTCATCACAGCCGGGAACACGTCCGGTACAACCAGATGCTCGTCAGGAATGGCTACCCGGTGGTGGCCATGGAGCAACGGGTGGAGCGGATCCTTCGGCGGGTCACGAAACACGCGCCTCGGCGGCGGCAGCTCGCGGTCACCTGCGCGCTGGAACACTTCACGGCCCTGCTGGCGACCCTCGTCCTGAGGGGTCCTCGGATGCTGGAGAACGCCGACTCACGCATGGCCGAGCTCTGGCGCTGGCATGCCGCCGAGGAGAACGAGCACAAGGCCGTGGCGTTCGACGTCTACCGCGCCATCGGCTCTCCCTGGCTGGAACGCTGTCTCATCATGCTCCTGACAACGGTGATCTTCTCGGCCAAGATCCTCGAGCATCAGGTCCGGCTGATGCACTCGGAGAAGATCCTCTTCTCAGTGCGCGAGTGGTTCGGCCTCGTGCGCTTCCTGTTCATCCAGCCCGGCGGGATGCTCGGGCTCATCGGCCCCTACCTGAGCTACTACCGGCCCGGCTTCCACCCGTGGGAGCACGACACGAGCGAGCTGCTCCAGCGATGGAAGGCCGGGCTCACCGCCCTGCCGGCCCGCTCAAAGTGA
- a CDS encoding MerR family transcriptional regulator, giving the protein MAARGERRRTPAAERPGRTAVDRSAFPYRMKDLCERAGLSRQVVHFYIQQGLLPEGQKTGRNMAFYGEQHLKRLHLIRQLQEERFLPLKAIRAMLGERDDAFTPKQRELITEVRQRLGPSIGVVGQPDTVSAAALLKEAGVSRAELERMVELGLLVTREKGGRTVLARDDAFLVELWGQLKKAGFTEAQGFRVDDLLLYTKAMYSLFVREAQMLSDRLTGLPPGQAAEMVERALPLINTLLVRYHTAQVRNFLAAN; this is encoded by the coding sequence ATGGCGGCGCGTGGCGAGCGGCGTCGGACCCCGGCGGCCGAGCGGCCAGGACGAACGGCGGTGGATCGCTCCGCCTTTCCGTACCGCATGAAGGACCTGTGCGAGCGCGCGGGCCTGTCGCGGCAGGTGGTGCATTTCTACATCCAGCAGGGCCTCTTGCCGGAGGGACAGAAGACGGGCCGCAACATGGCCTTCTACGGAGAGCAGCACCTGAAGCGGCTCCACCTCATCCGCCAGCTCCAGGAAGAGCGCTTCCTGCCGCTCAAGGCCATCCGCGCCATGCTGGGGGAGCGCGATGACGCCTTCACCCCGAAGCAGCGCGAGCTCATCACCGAGGTGCGCCAGCGATTGGGGCCCTCGATTGGCGTCGTCGGTCAGCCGGACACGGTGAGCGCGGCGGCACTGCTGAAGGAGGCGGGCGTGAGCCGGGCGGAGCTGGAGCGCATGGTGGAGCTGGGCCTGCTGGTCACACGCGAGAAGGGCGGGCGCACGGTGCTGGCGCGCGACGACGCCTTCCTCGTGGAGTTGTGGGGCCAGCTCAAGAAGGCGGGCTTCACCGAGGCCCAGGGCTTCCGGGTGGACGACCTGCTCCTCTACACGAAGGCCATGTACTCGCTGTTCGTGCGCGAGGCGCAGATGCTCAGCGACCGGCTCACCGGACTGCCTCCGGGACAGGCGGCGGAGATGGTGGAACGCGCCCTGCCTCTCATCAACACGCTCCTCGTCCGCTACCACACCGCCCAGGTCCGCAACTTCCTGGCGGCGAACTGA
- the sitA5 gene encoding SitA5 family polymorphic toxin encodes MALRLTVAVLLLALSTGCATPHVVRLDTGEGAPLEYRPHPSSKSVQVDAEVFEDALARLVLNTPLALRSPRQGWLVRASYPGDDTDSGRQHLMGKSFGGLCAAGQRRADCLSLLDDVVGLSEWDKLGMALGLSLDPLKESISRAVEDTLAPQLFYTLISTGLITWAVLAANPEPVFTKAAAIVSAVMLIYLGVESFLEVVDASRELKRASDRATTTLELERAGRRFAQRVGPQMARVFVLAVTVAVSQGMTGGAAWLASRLSMLPHFPKAAVVGASRVGIHLANVGQVSEVAVVGSTVVISLPATAVAMAVQGQGAGQTASAGGQLHHIISKRIADELERHLTLRGHYTARDPRFVTRAADKASHNGYQQWHRDVDDEVIAWLKRYDEATPEEFEAFLRQLYNRPAMRARFPDGF; translated from the coding sequence ATGGCACTTCGTCTGACCGTCGCGGTCTTGCTGTTGGCGCTGTCCACCGGATGCGCCACTCCGCATGTGGTGCGGCTGGACACGGGGGAAGGGGCGCCCCTGGAGTACAGGCCGCATCCCTCGAGTAAGTCCGTGCAGGTGGACGCCGAAGTGTTCGAGGACGCACTGGCGCGGTTGGTGCTGAATACGCCCCTGGCCCTTCGCTCGCCCCGGCAGGGCTGGCTGGTGCGTGCCTCCTACCCCGGCGACGACACGGACAGTGGAAGGCAGCACCTGATGGGCAAGAGCTTCGGCGGCCTCTGCGCGGCGGGCCAACGCAGGGCGGACTGCCTCTCCCTGCTCGACGACGTGGTGGGCCTGAGTGAGTGGGACAAGCTGGGGATGGCGCTGGGCCTGTCGCTCGACCCCTTGAAAGAGAGCATCTCCCGGGCGGTGGAGGACACCCTGGCTCCCCAGCTCTTCTACACCCTCATCTCCACGGGCCTCATCACCTGGGCCGTCCTGGCGGCCAACCCCGAGCCCGTCTTCACCAAGGCCGCAGCCATCGTCTCCGCGGTGATGTTGATATACCTGGGAGTGGAGAGCTTCCTGGAGGTGGTGGATGCGAGCCGGGAGCTGAAGCGGGCCAGCGACAGGGCCACCACCACCCTGGAGTTGGAGCGGGCCGGCCGGCGATTCGCCCAACGGGTGGGACCGCAGATGGCGCGCGTCTTCGTCCTCGCGGTGACGGTGGCGGTGAGCCAGGGCATGACGGGGGGCGCCGCGTGGCTGGCGTCACGGCTGTCGATGCTACCCCACTTCCCAAAGGCAGCGGTGGTGGGAGCCTCACGGGTGGGTATCCACCTGGCGAACGTGGGACAGGTGAGCGAGGTGGCTGTCGTCGGGAGCACCGTGGTCATCTCCCTGCCCGCCACGGCGGTCGCTATGGCGGTACAGGGCCAGGGCGCAGGCCAGACGGCCAGCGCGGGAGGGCAGCTCCACCACATCATCTCCAAGCGCATCGCTGACGAGCTTGAGCGGCATCTCACACTCCGAGGCCATTACACCGCGAGGGATCCACGCTTCGTCACACGAGCTGCCGACAAGGCTTCTCACAACGGCTATCAGCAGTGGCATCGCGATGTGGATGACGAAGTCATCGCCTGGCTCAAGAGGTATGACGAAGCAACACCCGAGGAGTTCGAGGCCTTCTTGCGTCAGCTCTATAACCGGCCCGCGATGCGCGCGAGGTTCCCCGATGGCTTCTGA
- a CDS encoding flavin-containing monooxygenase — protein sequence MSAHFHVAIAGSGFSGLGLAIRLKQEGIEDFVVFERAWEVGGVWRDNSYPGCACDVQSHLYSFSFAPNPNWSHAYSPQAEIHAYLRDCADRFAIRPHLRLGHTVLDARWDDAAQRWHIETSGGRFTADVFVSAAGALSDPAIPKLPGLEKFQGKVMHSARWDHQYTLAGRKVAVIGTGASAIQFVPRIQPEVGKLVLVQRTPPWVLPRGDRAISARMQWVYRTVPGAQRLTRWLLYMFRELMAFGFIHPWLLKLAQRLAVRHLERSVPDPELRARLLPDYTMGCKRVLISDDYLASLTHENVELVTGQLREVREHSLVLADGTERQVDAIIFGTGFQVQDLPIAHHIRGRDGRTLKETWGRTMTAHLGTTVSGFPNFFMLQGPNTGLGHSSVLLMLEGQIEHVLGALRYLEGRGLAAVEPTAEAQAEFVRYVDTRMSGTVWNQGGCASWYLDATGRNSTLWPGLISTFRRRVERFEPSEYVAITRHVQPAAVLHERPRRLAHG from the coding sequence ATGTCCGCACACTTTCACGTCGCCATCGCCGGAAGCGGCTTCAGCGGCCTGGGCCTGGCCATCCGGCTCAAGCAGGAGGGAATCGAGGACTTCGTGGTCTTCGAGCGCGCGTGGGAGGTCGGCGGCGTCTGGCGCGACAACTCGTACCCGGGCTGCGCGTGCGACGTGCAGTCCCACCTCTATTCGTTCTCGTTCGCACCGAATCCGAACTGGTCTCACGCCTACTCACCCCAAGCGGAGATCCACGCCTACCTGCGCGACTGCGCCGACAGGTTCGCGATCCGGCCGCACCTCCGCCTGGGTCACACGGTCCTCGATGCGCGCTGGGATGATGCGGCGCAGCGCTGGCACATCGAGACCTCGGGGGGACGCTTCACCGCGGACGTCTTCGTCTCCGCCGCGGGCGCCTTGAGCGACCCGGCCATCCCCAAGCTGCCGGGCCTCGAGAAGTTCCAGGGCAAGGTGATGCACTCCGCGCGGTGGGACCACCAGTACACCCTCGCCGGACGCAAGGTGGCCGTCATCGGCACCGGCGCCTCCGCCATCCAGTTCGTTCCCCGCATTCAACCGGAGGTGGGCAAGCTGGTCCTCGTCCAGCGCACACCCCCGTGGGTCCTGCCCCGGGGAGACCGCGCCATCAGCGCACGGATGCAGTGGGTGTACCGGACGGTGCCGGGAGCGCAGCGCCTCACGCGCTGGCTCCTCTACATGTTCCGCGAGCTGATGGCCTTCGGGTTCATACACCCCTGGCTCCTGAAGCTCGCCCAGCGGCTCGCCGTGCGGCACCTGGAGCGGTCCGTTCCCGATCCGGAGCTGAGGGCCAGACTCCTCCCCGACTACACGATGGGCTGCAAGCGCGTCCTCATCTCGGATGACTACCTCGCCTCGCTCACCCATGAGAACGTCGAGCTCGTCACCGGGCAGCTGCGCGAGGTGCGCGAACACTCCCTCGTCCTCGCGGACGGCACCGAGCGGCAGGTCGATGCCATCATCTTCGGCACCGGATTCCAGGTGCAGGATCTGCCGATCGCCCACCACATCCGGGGACGGGATGGACGCACGCTGAAGGAGACGTGGGGCCGGACCATGACGGCGCACCTCGGCACCACGGTGAGCGGCTTCCCCAACTTCTTCATGCTCCAGGGGCCCAACACCGGGCTCGGACACAGCTCGGTCCTCCTGATGCTCGAGGGACAGATCGAGCACGTGCTCGGTGCGCTGCGCTACCTGGAGGGCCGGGGCCTGGCCGCCGTGGAGCCGACGGCCGAAGCCCAGGCGGAGTTCGTCCGGTACGTCGACACGCGAATGAGCGGCACGGTGTGGAACCAGGGCGGATGCGCGAGCTGGTACCTCGATGCCACGGGGCGCAACTCCACCTTGTGGCCGGGGCTCATCTCCACGTTCAGGCGCCGCGTGGAGCGCTTCGAGCCCTCCGAGTACGTCGCCATCACCCGCCACGTCCAGCCGGCCGCCGTGCTCCACGAGCGCCCCAGGAGACTCGCCCATGGCTGA
- a CDS encoding alpha/beta hydrolase, with amino-acid sequence MAENTLSLKERVEHRVARTLLRLPHHLQRFLSGTPPVERNGLTLHPELQLLLALRKRMGAVDVSTLPPAEARRRMRREALVHAGEPIEVGAVRELVLDVAHGPLKARHYAPVDGAARRPMLVFLHGGGFVLGDLDTHDSACRLLCRHAGLHVLSIDYRLAPEHPFPAALEDVTAAFAWACAHAGELGADPARVAVGGDSAGGNLAAVVSQLAVRDGTPRPALQFLLYPAVDRTVDRESLEHFAEGFFLTRADVAWYQMHYMGAFRSEGPDPRLSPLVCRDLSGLPPALVVTAGFDPLRDEGEAYARALQAAGTPARLRRFDSLIHGFANMTGVSQACRDAVVEIAALLRTHFDGVSP; translated from the coding sequence ATGGCTGAAAACACACTCTCGCTCAAGGAGCGGGTCGAGCACCGCGTCGCGCGCACCCTCCTGCGCCTGCCACACCACCTCCAGCGCTTCCTCTCGGGGACGCCGCCGGTGGAGCGCAACGGCCTCACCCTCCATCCGGAGCTGCAACTGCTGCTCGCGCTGCGCAAGCGCATGGGCGCCGTGGATGTATCGACCCTGCCACCGGCGGAGGCACGCCGCCGCATGCGCCGCGAGGCGCTGGTGCACGCGGGCGAGCCCATCGAGGTCGGAGCGGTACGGGAGCTCGTGCTGGATGTGGCGCACGGTCCGCTCAAGGCCCGCCACTACGCTCCAGTGGATGGCGCGGCGCGAAGACCGATGCTCGTGTTCCTCCACGGCGGCGGCTTCGTCCTGGGAGACCTGGACACCCACGACTCCGCCTGCCGGCTGCTGTGCCGTCACGCCGGCCTGCACGTCCTCTCCATCGATTACAGGCTCGCGCCCGAGCATCCCTTTCCCGCGGCACTGGAGGATGTGACCGCCGCGTTCGCCTGGGCCTGCGCGCACGCCGGGGAGCTGGGAGCGGACCCGGCACGGGTGGCGGTGGGCGGCGACAGCGCGGGTGGAAACCTGGCCGCCGTCGTCTCCCAGCTCGCCGTCCGAGACGGAACTCCCCGCCCCGCGCTGCAGTTCCTGCTCTACCCGGCGGTGGATCGCACCGTCGACCGGGAATCGCTGGAGCACTTCGCCGAGGGATTCTTCCTCACGCGGGCGGATGTCGCGTGGTACCAGATGCATTACATGGGCGCCTTCCGCAGCGAAGGACCGGACCCGAGGCTCTCTCCGCTCGTGTGCCGCGACCTGTCCGGCCTGCCCCCGGCACTGGTGGTCACCGCCGGGTTCGATCCACTGCGGGACGAGGGTGAAGCCTATGCCCGCGCGCTCCAGGCCGCCGGCACGCCGGCCCGGCTGCGCCGCTTCGACAGCCTCATCCACGGTTTCGCCAACATGACCGGGGTGAGCCAGGCCTGCCGCGACGCGGTGGTGGAAATCGCAGCCCTGCTGCGCACCCATTTCGACGGAGTCAGCCCATGA
- a CDS encoding cysteine synthase A, with product MHIHDDVISAIGNTPLIKLERASALTGCTILGKAEFLNPGQSVKDRAALFIIRDAVSRGLLRPGGTIVEGTAGNTGIGLALVGNALGYRTVIVIPDTNSQEKKDTLRLMGSELIEVPAVPYKDPNNYVKVSGRLAEALNAREPHGAIWANQFDNVANRQAHIETTGPEIWRQTEGRVDGFICAVGSGGTLAGVGMALKERNPKIVIGLADPMGAALYHWYTRGELKAEGSSITEGIGQGRITANLEGAPIDEAFQVSDEEALPILFDLIEHEGLFLGGSSAVNVAGAIRLARKMGPGHTVVTVLCDSGNRYASKLFNAPFLRSKGLPVPRWLERDPEAPSASALLRDVLLAKAS from the coding sequence ATGCACATCCACGACGACGTCATCTCGGCCATCGGAAACACGCCCCTCATCAAGCTCGAGCGCGCCTCCGCGCTGACCGGCTGCACCATCCTCGGCAAGGCCGAGTTCCTCAACCCGGGCCAGTCCGTGAAGGACCGCGCCGCCCTCTTCATCATCCGCGATGCCGTCTCGCGCGGCCTGCTCCGCCCCGGCGGCACCATCGTCGAGGGCACCGCCGGCAATACCGGCATCGGCCTGGCGCTCGTGGGCAACGCGCTCGGCTACCGCACCGTCATCGTCATCCCCGACACCAACAGCCAGGAGAAGAAGGACACGCTCCGGCTCATGGGCTCCGAGCTCATCGAGGTCCCCGCCGTCCCCTACAAGGACCCCAACAACTACGTGAAGGTGTCCGGCCGCCTCGCCGAGGCCCTCAACGCCCGCGAGCCCCACGGCGCCATCTGGGCCAACCAGTTCGACAACGTCGCCAACCGCCAGGCCCATATCGAGACCACGGGCCCCGAAATCTGGCGGCAGACCGAGGGCCGCGTGGATGGTTTCATCTGCGCCGTGGGCTCCGGCGGCACGCTCGCTGGCGTCGGCATGGCCCTCAAGGAGCGCAATCCGAAGATCGTCATCGGACTCGCAGACCCCATGGGTGCCGCGCTCTACCACTGGTACACCCGTGGCGAGCTCAAGGCCGAGGGCTCCTCCATCACCGAGGGCATCGGTCAGGGCCGCATCACCGCCAACCTCGAGGGCGCCCCCATCGACGAGGCCTTCCAGGTCTCCGACGAAGAGGCCCTCCCCATCCTCTTCGACCTCATCGAGCACGAGGGCCTCTTCCTCGGGGGCTCCAGCGCCGTCAACGTCGCCGGTGCGATCCGCCTCGCCCGGAAGATGGGACCGGGGCACACCGTCGTCACCGTGCTGTGCGACTCCGGCAACCGCTACGCGAGCAAGCTCTTCAACGCGCCCTTCCTCCGCTCCAAGGGGCTGCCCGTCCCCCGCTGGCTGGAGCGTGACCCGGAGGCCCCGTCGGCGAGCGCGCTCCTGCGTGACGTGCTGCTCGCCAAGGCCTCTTGA
- a CDS encoding QsdR family transcriptional regulator produces MKRSRSKQRSAPETPLTRRLEAPAKATPQALFALALEWWNKGERFDIGRMAQELGVSRATVFRWVGTRELLYGEVISSQFEFALNTARSEARGEGPEFIADITQRMIHLIVENEPLRLFVQQDAEYAMRILMSKSSTVEQRNTACVRAALEDGVQKGHIRPAMDLDALAYVIIRIGESFLYRDAITGDPPDVESAITAIRILLTAEKRNERWTIP; encoded by the coding sequence ATGAAACGCTCGCGCTCCAAACAGCGGAGTGCCCCCGAGACCCCGCTCACCCGGCGGCTCGAAGCGCCCGCGAAGGCCACGCCCCAGGCGCTGTTCGCCCTCGCGCTGGAGTGGTGGAACAAGGGCGAGCGCTTCGACATCGGGCGCATGGCCCAGGAGCTGGGCGTCAGCCGCGCCACGGTCTTCCGGTGGGTTGGCACCCGCGAGCTGCTCTATGGAGAGGTCATCTCCTCGCAGTTCGAGTTCGCGCTCAACACCGCCCGGAGCGAGGCCCGTGGCGAAGGGCCCGAGTTCATCGCCGACATCACGCAGCGGATGATCCACCTCATCGTGGAGAACGAGCCGCTCCGGCTGTTCGTGCAGCAGGACGCCGAGTACGCGATGCGCATCCTGATGTCGAAGAGCAGCACGGTGGAGCAGCGCAATACGGCATGTGTCCGGGCGGCGTTGGAGGACGGCGTACAGAAGGGCCACATCCGGCCAGCGATGGACCTGGATGCGCTGGCCTACGTCATCATCCGCATCGGCGAGTCGTTCCTGTACCGAGATGCCATCACCGGAGATCCGCCGGACGTCGAGTCCGCGATCACCGCGATCCGAATCCTGCTCACAGCGGAGAAGCGCAACGAAAGGTGGACGATTCCATGA
- a CDS encoding SDR family NAD(P)-dependent oxidoreductase: protein MKSLKGRVAAITGAGSGIGRETAVLLAQHGCHVALSDVNEQGLAETAERCRNHGVQVRTARLDVAQRQAVHTWADDVARDLGAVHIIINNAGVGLGATLEDTRYEDFEWLMNINFWGVVHGTKAFLPHLKAAGEGHIVNISSVFGLIGFPTQSAYNAAKFAVKGFTEALRQELEVEDLPIGVTCVHPGGIQTNIARSARMIHRQGWVDERSAADFEKLFATTPARAASHIVAAILKNRRRQLIGLDAILIDLMQRLMPTLYQRILVAGARRRRQKMTMPGSTA, encoded by the coding sequence ATGAAGTCATTGAAGGGAAGGGTCGCGGCCATCACGGGTGCGGGTTCGGGGATCGGCCGCGAGACAGCGGTGCTGCTCGCCCAGCACGGCTGCCACGTGGCGCTCTCCGACGTGAATGAACAGGGCCTCGCGGAGACGGCGGAGCGATGCCGGAACCACGGCGTCCAGGTGCGCACGGCGCGCTTGGATGTCGCGCAACGTCAGGCGGTACATACCTGGGCCGATGACGTGGCACGCGACCTGGGCGCCGTCCACATCATCATCAACAACGCTGGCGTCGGCCTGGGCGCCACCCTCGAAGACACCCGGTACGAGGACTTCGAGTGGCTCATGAACATCAACTTCTGGGGCGTGGTGCACGGCACCAAGGCCTTCCTGCCGCACCTCAAGGCGGCGGGCGAGGGCCACATCGTCAACATCTCGAGCGTCTTCGGACTCATCGGCTTCCCGACCCAGTCGGCCTACAACGCCGCGAAGTTCGCGGTGAAGGGCTTCACGGAAGCGCTGCGCCAGGAGCTGGAGGTCGAGGACCTCCCCATCGGTGTCACGTGCGTCCACCCCGGTGGAATCCAGACCAACATCGCCCGGAGCGCCCGGATGATCCACCGTCAGGGTTGGGTGGACGAGCGCTCGGCCGCGGACTTCGAGAAGCTCTTCGCCACCACGCCAGCGCGTGCCGCCTCCCACATCGTCGCCGCCATCCTCAAGAACCGGCGGCGCCAGCTCATTGGCCTCGATGCCATCCTCATCGACCTGATGCAGCGGTTGATGCCCACCCTCTACCAGCGCATCCTGGTGGCGGGCGCTCGGCGGAGGCGGCAGAAGATGACGATGCCAGGCTCCACGGCATGA
- a CDS encoding DUF1571 domain-containing protein: MNPVLLTLLMPGLLMTAPATPSSSDLPTLARLPLEQRRAHVKALSREALAELFAATSARTLLEAGKASAAQLGTYETRVVKRERVSGELHKPQTIQLAVRQSPRALRLEVLSGPAKGRKVIYDSSVKKNELRVREAGVLGIAGAVWIDMNGGLARGDTNHPITDFSFTSILGMLEDCFAKGESVGGYARKDEGFDAAGRYCITFNAPAGGQHLYATRARICVEPVLALPVVLEIDDARGPLERFDFSDVQPFSKADFSPSSL; the protein is encoded by the coding sequence ATGAACCCAGTTCTTCTCACCCTCTTGATGCCGGGTCTCCTGATGACCGCACCCGCTACTCCCTCGTCCTCGGACCTTCCGACCCTCGCTCGACTTCCGCTGGAGCAACGTCGTGCCCACGTGAAGGCGCTCTCGCGCGAGGCGCTGGCGGAGCTGTTCGCGGCGACATCGGCCAGGACGCTCCTGGAGGCGGGGAAGGCCTCCGCCGCTCAGCTGGGCACCTATGAGACGCGCGTGGTGAAGCGCGAGCGGGTCTCCGGCGAGCTGCACAAGCCGCAAACCATCCAGCTGGCGGTCCGGCAGTCGCCTCGGGCCCTGCGGCTGGAGGTGCTGTCCGGACCCGCCAAGGGACGGAAGGTCATCTACGACTCCTCGGTGAAGAAGAACGAGCTTCGGGTCCGCGAGGCGGGTGTGCTGGGCATTGCTGGCGCGGTGTGGATCGACATGAACGGTGGGCTCGCCCGGGGCGACACGAACCACCCCATCACGGATTTCTCCTTCACGTCGATCCTCGGCATGCTGGAGGACTGCTTCGCGAAGGGCGAGTCGGTGGGCGGATACGCTCGGAAGGACGAGGGCTTCGACGCGGCGGGGCGCTACTGCATCACCTTCAACGCCCCCGCCGGAGGGCAGCACCTGTATGCGACGCGGGCGCGCATCTGCGTGGAGCCGGTGCTGGCCCTGCCGGTGGTGCTGGAGATCGACGACGCGCGCGGGCCACTGGAGCGCTTCGACTTCAGTGACGTGCAGCCGTTCTCCAAGGCCGACTTCTCTCCGTCGTCACTTTGA
- a CDS encoding OmpP1/FadL family transporter produces MKVLGSMTSLSVPAVLLGALLVAPLASASGLYVGDRGVRPLGRGGAFVAGADDLGALWYNPAGLVDAGSSVLFDGSWVRFSTDFTRRVEVTNGAGASQVSELPSVRGSSEFLPIPTVAGSWVFGERKQLVVAAGVLAPQMAVMSYPLALEDGTPAPSRYSLVTLDGSLLVIPGVSAAYRPFEFLQVGAGVNVLTGSFVTQTVFNTSPPERLLSAPEDPSYDALAELRATGLLAPSANAGILVRPAKWLRVGLSGQLGYTLDAPATVRVRLPSAAVFAQARQEGDGARLKLTLPAILRAGVEVRPFEALRVELGYARELWSSHESIDILPEDVRIYDVAGIPSPFNVPAMSIPRRFKDSQSFRLGGEYTLSAGSAFALDVRAGVSYEQSAIPSAYLAPLTVDSDKVTGSVGLGLRLGERLHLDAVYSRAFGGQREVTTTEAAVPRINPMAGEDFPTAPVNAGSYQVQSSILGFGLRYQL; encoded by the coding sequence GTGAAGGTGCTCGGGTCCATGACCTCTCTGTCGGTTCCAGCGGTCCTCCTGGGGGCGCTCCTCGTCGCGCCGCTCGCGAGCGCCAGCGGCCTGTACGTGGGAGACCGTGGTGTGCGCCCACTCGGGCGCGGAGGGGCTTTCGTCGCGGGCGCGGATGACCTGGGAGCGCTCTGGTACAACCCGGCGGGCCTAGTGGACGCGGGTTCGAGCGTGCTGTTCGACGGCTCCTGGGTGCGCTTCTCCACGGACTTCACGCGACGGGTGGAGGTGACGAACGGCGCGGGCGCCTCGCAGGTGAGCGAGCTGCCCTCGGTGCGGGGCTCGTCCGAGTTCCTGCCCATCCCCACCGTGGCGGGCTCCTGGGTCTTCGGTGAGCGCAAGCAGCTCGTGGTGGCCGCGGGCGTGCTGGCGCCGCAGATGGCGGTGATGAGCTACCCGCTGGCGCTGGAGGACGGAACGCCTGCCCCCTCCCGCTACTCACTGGTCACGCTGGATGGCTCGCTGCTGGTCATTCCCGGGGTGTCGGCGGCGTACCGGCCTTTCGAGTTCCTCCAGGTGGGCGCGGGCGTGAACGTGCTCACGGGCAGCTTCGTGACGCAGACCGTGTTCAACACGAGCCCTCCAGAGCGGCTGCTCTCGGCACCGGAGGATCCGTCCTACGACGCGCTGGCGGAGCTGAGGGCCACGGGCCTGCTGGCGCCGAGCGCCAACGCCGGCATCCTCGTGCGTCCGGCGAAGTGGCTGCGCGTGGGGCTGAGCGGACAGCTCGGGTACACGCTGGATGCACCGGCCACGGTGCGGGTGCGATTGCCGAGCGCGGCGGTGTTCGCGCAGGCGCGGCAGGAGGGCGATGGGGCGCGGCTGAAGCTCACGCTGCCGGCGATCCTCCGGGCGGGCGTGGAGGTGCGGCCTTTCGAGGCATTGAGGGTGGAGCTGGGCTATGCGCGCGAGCTGTGGTCCTCGCACGAGTCCATCGACATCCTGCCGGAGGACGTGCGCATCTACGATGTGGCGGGCATCCCGAGCCCGTTCAACGTGCCGGCCATGTCGATTCCACGCCGGTTCAAGGACAGCCAGTCGTTCCGGCTGGGAGGCGAGTACACCCTGTCAGCGGGCAGCGCGTTCGCGCTCGATGTGCGGGCGGGCGTCAGCTACGAGCAGAGCGCGATCCCCTCGGCCTACCTGGCCCCGCTGACGGTGGACTCGGACAAGGTGACGGGTTCGGTGGGTCTGGGTCTAAGGTTGGGGGAGCGCTTGCACCTGGATGCGGTGTACTCGCGAGCGTTCGGCGGGCAGCGCGAGGTGACGACCACGGAGGCCGCGGTGCCACGCATCAACCCGATGGCTGGCGAGGACTTCCCGACGGCGCCCGTGAACGCGGGCAGCTATCAGGTCCAGTCGAGCATTCTCGGCTTCGGTCTTCGGTATCAGCTCTAG